Proteins encoded within one genomic window of Candidatus Methylomirabilis sp.:
- the ftsZ gene encoding cell division protein FtsZ yields MPFHLEEEPERMARIKVIGIGGGGSNAVSRMTASNMTGVEFIVMNTDAQALKASPVTTKQQIGEKLTRGLGAGANPEVGRRAAIEDTDKILSLVEGADMVFLTAGLGGGTGTGAAPIVANLAKELGILTVGVVTKPFQFEGKVRASQAERGLQELKEKVDTLITIPNQRLLNVAERQTTFLEAFHLADDVLRQAVQGISDLIIVPGLINLDFADVRTIMAERGIAMMGTGVATGENCAVEAAGKAINSPLLENLSIEGARGVLINITGGADLSLYEVNEASSIICQSAHPDANIIFGAVIDEKLSREVRVTVIATGFDGAGKREAEQVKAVDLKAFAAAAAERGPYFRRRSGRAAEVAQLSFPPVAEDELDIPTFLRRQAD; encoded by the coding sequence ATGCCCTTTCATCTCGAAGAGGAACCCGAACGGATGGCCCGCATCAAGGTCATCGGGATCGGGGGGGGCGGCAGCAACGCGGTGAGCCGGATGACCGCCTCCAACATGACGGGCGTGGAGTTCATCGTGATGAACACCGACGCCCAGGCCCTGAAGGCGTCCCCGGTCACCACCAAGCAGCAGATCGGCGAGAAGCTGACCCGCGGCCTGGGGGCGGGCGCCAACCCGGAGGTGGGGCGGCGGGCGGCGATCGAGGACACGGATAAGATCCTCAGCCTCGTGGAGGGGGCCGACATGGTCTTCCTCACGGCAGGGCTCGGGGGGGGGACCGGGACCGGCGCGGCGCCGATCGTGGCCAACCTCGCGAAGGAGCTGGGGATCCTGACGGTGGGGGTGGTCACCAAGCCGTTCCAATTCGAGGGGAAGGTGCGGGCGTCCCAGGCGGAGCGCGGGCTGCAGGAGCTGAAGGAGAAGGTGGACACCCTCATCACCATCCCCAACCAGCGCCTGCTGAACGTGGCGGAGCGGCAGACCACCTTCCTGGAGGCCTTTCATCTGGCGGATGACGTTCTCCGCCAGGCGGTCCAGGGGATCTCGGACCTCATCATCGTGCCGGGGCTGATCAACCTCGACTTCGCGGACGTGCGCACCATCATGGCGGAGCGGGGCATCGCGATGATGGGGACCGGCGTGGCCACCGGGGAGAACTGCGCGGTCGAGGCGGCCGGGAAGGCCATCAACAGCCCCCTCCTGGAGAACCTGTCCATCGAGGGGGCCCGGGGCGTCCTCATCAACATCACGGGGGGGGCGGACCTCTCTCTCTACGAGGTGAACGAAGCCTCCAGCATCATCTGCCAGTCGGCCCATCCCGACGCCAACATCATCTTCGGGGCGGTGATCGACGAGAAGCTCTCGCGGGAGGTTCGGGTGACCGTCATCGCCACCGGATTCGATGGGGCCGGCAAGCGGGAAGCGGAACAGGTCAAGGCGGTGGACCTGAAGGCCTTCGCCGCGGCCGCGGCGGAGCGCGGCCCCTACTTCCGGAGGCGCTCCGGCCGGGCGGCTGAGGTCGCCCAACTCTCCTTCCCCCCGGTGGCGGAGGACGAGCTGGACATCCCGACGTTCCTACGGCGCCAGGCCGATTA